A stretch of the Thalassotalea euphylliae genome encodes the following:
- a CDS encoding response regulator transcription factor encodes MKTILLVEDDADIVELIQLFLRNEGYHVVHVDDGAEVIGAVQLNQPDLIIMDIMLPNVDGLTCTQEIRQSFDVPIIMLTALVEQGDKLAGLETGADDYLCKPFDIQELLLRIKALLRRTEGQVHYQPWVIDEEQLTVTFNGAMVDFTLGEFKLFTLLYNSPNRVFSRDQIIELIYADYRDITDRAVDSHIKNLRRKIKQNGADPAHIQSVYGAGYRFNQEPTS; translated from the coding sequence ATGAAAACTATTTTGCTTGTCGAAGATGATGCCGATATTGTTGAGTTAATTCAGCTATTTCTGCGCAATGAAGGCTATCACGTTGTCCATGTTGACGATGGGGCTGAGGTGATCGGCGCGGTGCAATTGAATCAGCCTGACTTAATCATTATGGACATTATGCTGCCTAATGTTGATGGCTTAACCTGCACGCAAGAAATTCGTCAATCGTTTGATGTGCCGATTATTATGCTTACCGCCTTGGTTGAGCAAGGCGATAAACTCGCTGGCTTAGAAACTGGCGCCGATGATTACCTGTGCAAACCCTTTGATATTCAGGAGTTGCTGCTAAGAATTAAAGCGCTACTGCGCCGAACAGAGGGACAAGTGCATTATCAGCCCTGGGTAATTGATGAAGAACAGCTTACCGTAACCTTTAATGGTGCGATGGTGGATTTTACATTAGGTGAGTTTAAATTATTTACCTTGCTCTACAACTCGCCTAATCGCGTATTTTCGCGAGATCAAATTATCGAGCTTATTTATGCCGATTATCGTGATATCACTGACCGCGCTGTTGATAGCCATATCAAGAACTTACGAAGAAAAATTAAACAAAATGGCGCAGACCCTGCTCATATTCAATCGGTCTATGGTGCCGGCTATCGTTTTAACCAAGAGCCTACTAGCTAA
- a CDS encoding DUF6064 family protein: MFADLLSQLFSYSLHDFLLFSPEVYWRLVTNYLNAHQLIGADVAIATSIAVYLLVKHRYPRLVLCFIAILWLWLGWQFYLTHYQTINYHASYLGFICLLQVALLLALAIKENYFQNKAVNAKKITVGLIISTMLTMPILAVSNGLPWSAGMAGLMPIPTVILSLFFTSQLASRWRYLLYPLPVLIAVVELLTLDLLTWQLIT, encoded by the coding sequence GTGTTTGCCGATTTACTTAGCCAATTGTTTAGCTATTCACTTCATGACTTTTTGTTGTTTTCGCCAGAAGTGTATTGGCGGTTAGTCACGAACTACCTCAACGCGCATCAACTGATCGGTGCCGATGTTGCGATCGCCACCAGCATCGCGGTTTATCTGCTCGTAAAACACCGTTATCCTAGGTTAGTGTTGTGCTTTATTGCCATACTCTGGCTTTGGTTGGGCTGGCAGTTTTACCTGACTCACTATCAAACCATTAACTACCACGCCAGCTACCTTGGCTTTATCTGTTTGTTACAGGTTGCTTTATTGTTAGCGCTAGCCATAAAAGAAAATTACTTTCAAAATAAAGCCGTTAACGCAAAAAAAATAACCGTTGGTTTGATTATCAGTACTATGCTGACCATGCCAATTTTAGCAGTTAGCAATGGCTTGCCTTGGTCGGCAGGTATGGCGGGGCTAATGCCGATTCCTACCGTGATTTTAAGCCTGTTTTTCACCAGTCAACTTGCCTCAAGGTGGCGTTACCTATTGTATCCACTGCCTGTATTGATTGCTGTTGTCGAGCTACTGACATTGGACTTACTCACTTGGCAGCTTATTACCTAA
- a CDS encoding sulfatase-like hydrolase/transferase produces MMKYPVLMTAYLLVFLTACGGGGNGGESNNANEPTPVVPDSPVPTNSAPSGSITLVGEAVVGQTLDVTQNLADTNGLGEFNYQWRRLVGENHVQISGAVASSYVIVEQDIGASLSVVISYTDGDNFAESVASGESEIVIAASSGDTAGKPNILLIIADDQGLDASAQYNLSIDLPVTPNLDALAAQGLVFDNVWATPACTTTRATIITGLHGINSGVDFVPAVMDANTNTLQRQIKSIDSDYQTAVIGKWHLGGANPDLSHPTDSGVDYYAGTIAGTIDDYYQWQLTEMGQTSERSDYHTSGITDLAVDWLAEQNQQERPWFLWLAYVAPHSPFHLPPAELHSRSHLTGTASDIQSNRREYYLAAIEAMDSEIGRLLASLPEDERDNTLIIYLGDNGTPGGVIGTRVFSSSHSKNSLYEGGVRVPMLAAGYGVERENQREDALINSTDIFATISQFVGAASEQSTANQINNSYSFYALLSSAEQPLRQFNYTEFIRDNATGWAVRNQDYKLLALDGQPQALYQISQDIDETENLINDDALSSIVAELNAEGVRIRGE; encoded by the coding sequence ATGATGAAGTATCCGGTGTTGATGACAGCTTATCTACTCGTTTTCCTTACCGCCTGTGGCGGTGGTGGCAATGGTGGAGAGTCGAATAACGCCAACGAGCCAACACCTGTAGTTCCTGACAGCCCGGTACCAACAAACAGTGCGCCAAGTGGCAGTATCACGCTAGTTGGCGAGGCAGTTGTTGGGCAAACATTGGACGTTACGCAAAACTTGGCAGATACCAATGGACTCGGCGAATTTAATTATCAATGGCGACGGTTAGTGGGCGAAAATCACGTGCAAATTAGCGGTGCCGTAGCTAGCAGCTACGTGATTGTTGAACAAGATATTGGTGCGAGTTTATCTGTGGTAATTAGTTACACTGATGGCGATAATTTTGCTGAATCGGTTGCCAGTGGTGAAAGTGAAATCGTGATAGCTGCGTCTTCTGGCGATACTGCTGGCAAACCCAATATTTTACTGATTATTGCTGATGACCAAGGGCTTGATGCATCTGCCCAATACAACCTTTCGATAGACTTACCCGTAACCCCTAATTTGGACGCCTTGGCTGCTCAAGGACTAGTATTCGACAATGTCTGGGCTACCCCTGCCTGCACCACAACACGAGCAACCATAATTACTGGGCTGCACGGCATTAACAGCGGTGTTGATTTTGTTCCTGCGGTAATGGATGCCAATACTAATACCTTGCAAAGACAAATAAAAAGCATCGACAGCGATTACCAAACCGCAGTGATTGGTAAGTGGCATTTGGGCGGTGCCAACCCTGATTTAAGCCACCCCACTGACAGCGGTGTTGATTACTATGCAGGTACTATCGCCGGTACAATTGATGATTACTACCAATGGCAATTAACTGAAATGGGGCAAACCAGTGAACGCTCTGATTATCACACATCTGGTATTACTGATCTTGCTGTTGATTGGCTGGCAGAGCAAAACCAGCAAGAACGCCCGTGGTTCTTATGGCTTGCTTACGTGGCACCGCATTCGCCGTTTCATTTACCGCCAGCTGAACTCCACTCGCGCTCACATTTAACTGGCACAGCATCAGATATCCAAAGCAACCGACGGGAATATTATTTGGCTGCTATTGAAGCGATGGACAGTGAAATTGGGCGGCTACTGGCGTCGCTGCCAGAGGACGAGCGAGACAACACCTTAATTATTTATTTAGGGGATAACGGCACGCCAGGCGGTGTGATTGGTACGCGTGTTTTTAGCAGCAGTCACAGTAAAAACTCGCTATACGAAGGTGGGGTTAGGGTGCCGATGCTTGCGGCTGGTTATGGCGTAGAACGTGAAAATCAGCGAGAAGATGCGCTCATTAATAGTACGGATATTTTTGCCACTATCAGTCAGTTTGTTGGCGCTGCGAGTGAGCAGAGCACCGCTAATCAAATCAACAATAGTTATAGCTTTTACGCTTTACTGAGCAGCGCTGAGCAGCCACTGCGCCAATTTAACTACACGGAATTTATTCGCGATAACGCAACGGGCTGGGCAGTGAGAAATCAAGATTACAAACTGCTTGCTTTAGATGGTCAGCCACAAGCCTTATACCAGATAAGCCAAGACATCGATGAAACTGAAAATCTTATTAACGACGACGCTTTGTCGAGTATTGTGGCGGAGCTTAATGCCGAAGGTGTGCGCATTCGCGGTGAGTAA
- a CDS encoding tetratricopeptide repeat protein: MRNVIVALLLLLTSAQVFAFESNYQDLLDEIVATEVPSAENEARLTALFEHQDQGVRVSAKIRIAELYWKTGRFEQAEAVLQDVSQGFDNYPPKYQVESLLTQASFESRRNNHREVEKYARSAAAIAKASHQPLLANTYYVLGNSLMAQRKILAAKQHFELALAQYKEMKDDTGLLLTLNSLGVVHKDNGDLANGIKYLLQAREAVERGGSKGYRATVYYNLGDVFRDSHEPKKAASYYQQALEIDLELGDLGNVAYDYTGLAHAYSALEQHTKALQNNQKAIQQLVKIKAPQELSRAYLQQSRIYRDLADQTEQLKSLELAEKSAAQSQSKYQIMSVDIEKAKYSLEQQNYQQALTQLLKALAIADELSLEPVQLEVNKLLADVYQPLNDYKKANQHLSTSFALQQKLDNEDLREKSERYKGDLNLLEEQLKVSQLEQKEAEQAQAIEVQEAVKQRLVVMMLASSIVFIVLVIFLIQRRKLAVLKADLFEQALQQKQQLFADVSHELRTPLTALKLQIQALQYDLVSNVEDSYDKLAGKVNEINRLIADIYQLAQADTNAIELNQTEVELAPLFERWQADWQSTVENSGFAWGCQLALANTRKSMDTERIKQVIDNLLSNATVYTDKPGKIVLSAAIENQQLVVSVEDTAPTVSEDKLGKIFTRLYRVESSRSRQTGGSGLGLAICESLIKAHGGEISAEQSALGGLKVTFSL, encoded by the coding sequence ATGCGTAATGTTATTGTTGCTTTACTGCTGTTATTGACTTCAGCACAAGTGTTCGCTTTCGAATCAAACTATCAAGACTTGTTAGATGAAATTGTGGCAACAGAAGTGCCATCTGCTGAAAACGAAGCGCGTTTAACTGCATTGTTTGAACATCAAGATCAAGGTGTTCGTGTTAGTGCGAAAATTCGTATTGCGGAACTTTATTGGAAAACAGGGCGGTTTGAACAAGCTGAAGCTGTGCTGCAAGATGTCTCGCAAGGTTTTGATAATTACCCACCTAAATACCAAGTGGAAAGCTTATTAACACAAGCGTCGTTTGAATCAAGACGCAATAATCACCGCGAAGTTGAGAAATATGCACGGAGCGCAGCAGCGATTGCTAAAGCTTCTCACCAACCTTTACTCGCCAATACTTATTATGTGTTAGGTAATTCGCTAATGGCGCAACGGAAAATTCTAGCAGCAAAACAGCATTTTGAACTTGCCCTAGCCCAATATAAAGAAATGAAAGACGATACAGGGCTGTTACTTACATTAAATAGCCTTGGTGTAGTACACAAAGATAACGGTGATTTGGCTAATGGCATTAAGTATTTATTGCAAGCTCGAGAAGCGGTAGAGCGCGGTGGTAGTAAAGGGTATCGCGCAACGGTTTACTATAATTTAGGGGATGTTTTTCGCGACTCTCACGAACCCAAAAAAGCGGCAAGCTATTATCAACAAGCGCTGGAAATTGATTTAGAATTGGGTGATTTGGGTAATGTTGCGTACGACTATACGGGCCTTGCACATGCTTATTCTGCGCTTGAACAACATACAAAGGCGTTACAAAACAACCAAAAAGCGATTCAACAACTCGTCAAAATTAAGGCTCCGCAAGAACTGTCACGGGCTTACCTGCAACAGTCGAGAATTTATCGCGATCTTGCCGATCAAACAGAACAATTAAAAAGCTTAGAACTGGCGGAAAAAAGTGCGGCACAATCGCAGTCAAAATATCAAATAATGTCAGTTGATATTGAAAAAGCAAAATATAGCTTGGAACAACAGAATTACCAGCAAGCGTTAACGCAACTACTCAAAGCCCTTGCGATTGCTGATGAGTTGTCATTGGAGCCTGTACAATTAGAGGTGAACAAACTGCTAGCGGATGTTTACCAGCCGCTAAATGACTATAAAAAGGCAAATCAACACCTAAGCACTAGCTTTGCGCTGCAACAAAAACTAGACAACGAAGATCTACGCGAAAAATCTGAGCGCTATAAAGGTGACTTAAACCTGTTAGAAGAGCAATTAAAGGTTAGCCAATTAGAACAAAAAGAAGCTGAGCAGGCACAAGCCATAGAAGTGCAAGAGGCCGTTAAACAGCGCCTTGTTGTTATGATGTTGGCATCAAGCATTGTGTTTATTGTGCTGGTAATTTTTCTTATCCAACGACGCAAGTTAGCGGTGCTAAAAGCCGACTTATTTGAACAAGCACTTCAACAAAAGCAGCAACTATTTGCGGATGTTTCCCATGAACTGCGCACGCCACTCACTGCCTTAAAATTGCAAATTCAGGCGCTGCAATACGACCTAGTGAGTAATGTTGAAGACAGTTACGACAAATTGGCAGGTAAGGTGAATGAAATTAATCGCTTGATTGCGGACATCTACCAACTGGCCCAAGCCGATACCAACGCCATTGAACTTAACCAAACAGAAGTGGAACTTGCCCCCTTATTTGAGCGCTGGCAAGCAGACTGGCAAAGTACAGTGGAAAATAGTGGTTTCGCATGGGGCTGCCAGTTGGCACTTGCTAATACGCGTAAATCGATGGATACCGAACGCATTAAGCAGGTAATTGATAACTTGTTGTCTAATGCCACCGTTTATACCGATAAACCCGGCAAGATTGTGCTAAGTGCAGCTATCGAAAATCAGCAACTTGTGGTCAGTGTTGAAGACACAGCACCGACAGTGAGTGAAGACAAGCTAGGCAAGATATTTACTCGCTTATATCGAGTTGAATCTTCTCGCAGCCGTCAAACGGGGGGCTCAGGGTTGGGCTTGGCAATATGCGAAAGTTTAATTAAAGCCCATGGCGGCGAAATAAGTGCAGAGCAGAGCGCGTTAGGAGGGCTAAAAGTTACTTTTAGTCTATAA
- a CDS encoding solute:sodium symporter family transporter, translating into MAGQDIAFTLISCLFFMGLVAWISYQKTKGVADSKDGYFLAGRGLTGTFIAGSMLLTNLSAEQLIGLNGSAFGYNLSAMAWEVTAGIATIIMALVFLPRYLSGAFTTLPEFLKQRFDDTVRRMTVVLFMVGYGLITIPSVLYSGSVAVLKLFDIPTLLSLSYQQSLVLTIIMVGSVGAVYAIFGGLKAVAVSDTINGVGLLIIGILVPVLGFMMLGGGSFTAGVTTVLTEHTDKLNAIGQPTDPVPFGTIFTGMIFANLFYWCTNQYVIQRTLGAKNLAEGQKGVLLSGYFKLLVPFLMMIPGVIAFHLYQTSQLETIDMAYPRLVKDVLPVSLAGFFLAVLLGTVFSSFNSLLNSAATLFCLDVYAPLKKDKVSDEQLIKVAKIASVIIALFSFVVAPLLMFAPEGLWQIIRVFTGFYNIPVITIVIVGLFTRRVPAIAAKVVIIFHVLAYALLKFIWDVDINFIHIYAILFVTETAIMLLFGYFQPTEEQRFYHHKNTVDLVPWRYAHPVAISLVSLIIISYVFFSPLGVVTGSWSMFYGISAAILLVNIALCVWSIKRWQKKYQCSVNTVQINKV; encoded by the coding sequence ATGGCTGGTCAAGATATCGCTTTTACCTTGATTAGCTGCTTGTTTTTTATGGGGCTAGTGGCTTGGATTTCTTACCAAAAAACCAAAGGGGTTGCTGATTCTAAAGATGGTTATTTTCTCGCAGGACGAGGCTTAACAGGCACTTTTATTGCTGGCTCTATGTTGTTGACCAACTTATCTGCTGAGCAACTTATTGGCTTAAATGGGTCGGCATTTGGCTATAACCTCAGTGCCATGGCATGGGAAGTCACGGCTGGCATTGCCACCATTATTATGGCTTTAGTGTTTTTGCCACGTTACCTTTCTGGTGCTTTTACCACACTCCCTGAATTTTTAAAGCAACGTTTCGATGACACAGTAAGGCGGATGACTGTGGTGTTGTTTATGGTTGGCTATGGTTTGATCACCATTCCGTCGGTCTTGTATTCCGGCTCTGTTGCCGTACTTAAACTTTTCGATATTCCTACCTTATTGTCGTTGAGCTATCAACAATCTTTGGTGTTAACCATTATTATGGTCGGCAGTGTTGGTGCCGTTTACGCGATTTTTGGTGGCCTGAAAGCGGTGGCGGTTTCCGATACTATCAACGGCGTTGGCTTGCTAATCATTGGTATTTTAGTACCCGTCTTAGGATTTATGATGTTGGGCGGTGGTAGTTTCACGGCTGGGGTTACCACAGTATTAACTGAGCATACTGACAAACTCAATGCAATTGGCCAGCCAACGGATCCGGTACCGTTTGGCACCATATTTACCGGCATGATTTTCGCCAACTTGTTCTATTGGTGTACCAACCAGTACGTGATTCAGCGGACACTTGGCGCAAAGAATTTAGCAGAAGGGCAAAAAGGGGTGCTGCTTTCCGGCTATTTCAAATTATTAGTGCCATTTTTGATGATGATCCCTGGGGTGATCGCGTTTCATTTGTATCAAACCAGTCAGCTAGAAACCATCGATATGGCTTATCCTAGGTTAGTGAAAGATGTGTTACCTGTGTCGCTCGCTGGCTTTTTCTTAGCGGTATTACTTGGCACTGTATTTAGCTCGTTTAATTCCTTACTTAACAGCGCCGCCACTTTATTTTGTTTAGATGTTTACGCGCCACTGAAAAAAGACAAAGTCAGTGATGAACAACTGATCAAAGTCGCCAAAATTGCCAGTGTCATTATCGCGCTGTTCTCTTTTGTGGTTGCGCCATTGCTGATGTTCGCGCCAGAGGGGTTATGGCAAATTATTCGGGTATTTACCGGCTTTTATAATATTCCTGTAATCACCATTGTGATTGTAGGTTTGTTTACTCGTCGCGTACCCGCTATTGCTGCTAAGGTAGTGATTATTTTCCATGTGCTTGCATACGCGCTGCTCAAATTTATTTGGGATGTGGATATTAACTTTATTCACATCTATGCGATTTTATTTGTCACTGAAACCGCCATTATGCTGTTATTTGGTTACTTCCAGCCAACAGAAGAGCAGCGTTTTTATCATCATAAAAATACCGTTGATTTAGTACCTTGGCGCTATGCTCATCCGGTTGCTATCAGCTTAGTGTCATTGATTATTATAAGTTATGTATTCTTCTCGCCATTGGGCGTAGTGACAGGGTCTTGGTCGATGTTTTACGGCATAAGTGCGGCAATTTTACTAGTAAATATTGCGCTGTGCGTGTGGAGTATCAAGCGCTGGCAGAAGAAGTACCAGTGCAGTGTTAATACGGTACAGATCAATAAGGTCTGA
- a CDS encoding aldo/keto reductase, which translates to MAIKDKQLTRRALLTTLAKLGIGVSLLPLSTVAQQHNQSLNPNTIAYQLKAAKFLKKTIPSTGQTIHPIGMGTWITFNVGKDTVLRNERTKVLDTFFQLGGEVVDSSPMYGSAEEVLGYGLTKLKANSGNYPSSLFAATKTWTSSKSEGKQQFKDSQQLWQQARFALLQIHNLVAWQQHLPMLRELKQQGLLKYIGVTTSHGRRHRELAKIMATEPIDFVQLTYNILDREVEQELLPLAQDKGIAIIANRPFQGGRLMQRFEREPLPAWATELGCDNWPQYFLRFVISHPALTCTIPATSKVEHMQENMSGANIMPLPNAQQRQQMIAYLNTL; encoded by the coding sequence ATGGCAATCAAAGATAAACAACTGACCAGACGCGCGCTGTTAACCACATTAGCTAAGCTTGGTATTGGCGTTAGTTTATTACCCTTATCAACCGTTGCTCAACAGCACAACCAATCGCTTAACCCCAATACTATTGCCTACCAGCTAAAAGCCGCAAAATTTCTTAAAAAAACGATCCCCAGTACAGGGCAGACGATTCATCCGATTGGCATGGGCACATGGATTACCTTTAATGTTGGCAAGGATACGGTACTGCGCAACGAGCGCACTAAAGTGCTCGATACTTTCTTTCAGCTTGGCGGCGAAGTGGTCGACTCATCACCAATGTATGGCTCTGCCGAAGAAGTGCTAGGCTATGGATTAACAAAACTCAAAGCTAATAGCGGCAACTATCCATCATCGCTATTTGCCGCTACAAAAACATGGACAAGTTCAAAAAGTGAGGGCAAACAACAATTTAAAGACTCGCAACAGTTATGGCAGCAAGCACGCTTTGCGCTACTGCAAATTCATAACTTAGTGGCGTGGCAACAACACTTGCCAATGCTGCGTGAACTTAAGCAGCAAGGACTGCTCAAATACATTGGCGTGACTACCTCACACGGCCGTCGGCATCGCGAATTAGCAAAAATTATGGCAACTGAGCCGATTGATTTTGTCCAACTCACTTACAATATTCTCGATCGCGAAGTTGAGCAGGAATTACTGCCACTTGCACAAGATAAAGGGATTGCTATTATCGCAAATCGACCATTTCAAGGTGGACGTTTAATGCAACGATTTGAACGAGAGCCATTGCCAGCATGGGCAACTGAATTAGGTTGTGATAATTGGCCACAATATTTTCTGCGCTTTGTGATCAGCCACCCTGCACTCACTTGCACCATTCCAGCGACGTCAAAAGTTGAGCATATGCAGGAAAACATGAGCGGTGCTAATATCATGCCATTGCCAAATGCTCAGCAGCGCCAGCAAATGATAGCTTATCTCAACACCTTATAA
- a CDS encoding TonB-dependent receptor: MNLSNSKLNKLGLAVATALSITALPTQAFAAEAADDESEIERITVTSQKRVERLSEIPVAVSVLRSDQIDNTFTAGFEGLQTLVPSVSFRKGTTTRNSAITVRGIGTISFSVAAEPSVSTVVDGVVLGRSGQAFTDLYDLERIEVLRGPQGTLFGKNASAGVVNITTKRPTGETEGMVEATLLQDNEYRLKAKIEGAITDNVNASLVATKSAFDGNIFNVYNNEQVNGYDKEGMRLMVDAEISNNTNMLFIFETMDADDDCCADIEGLPSGRNPASEAAPNSDGIVNGVADLDLDQRRVDHDFESRTIDEHTAFSMQLEHDFGDYTFTSITAYREWENTEFREGDFTSIAGESTEPVFGVPFQLHDIGPQSWDQFSQEFRLTSPVGQSLEWLVGAFFWQKDSERNFTRDASCQNNNGQLASEIGFYLENELGVANPSEQDVADFISQEGITCNANDIVSATAFMRTEFNNWAVFGDGRYHVSEDFRLLFGLRYTDDEVQFMHNRISNDVYGRRGVGVRPASENTNFDGKTTETNTSVKLGAQYDLGDMGMVYATYAQGYKGPGFNVFYNMAEKDTAAIGDEVSDSYELGYKYAMGNLMVNAAIFSTDIEGFQANNFDNSSGVTITRLTNAGDVSTQGFEIDFLWQATDQLSLSGGLASVDAEIDEFFCPDGAACTDRSGLDVPFSPDLKYNLTADYVWEMDGMEVLLNASYIYTDEQFATLPNNNGEFNPAVLLPDYGILNASVALSFNDDAYRVTFIGKNLTDESFFTTYSGDSFRYQVPRDADRHFGVQFRANF; this comes from the coding sequence ATGAACTTAAGCAACAGCAAGCTAAACAAGTTAGGCTTGGCGGTAGCAACTGCCTTGTCAATAACAGCCTTACCAACTCAAGCTTTCGCTGCCGAAGCGGCAGATGACGAAAGTGAGATCGAACGTATTACGGTCACATCACAAAAGCGTGTAGAGCGGTTATCGGAAATTCCGGTTGCCGTCTCGGTATTGCGTAGTGATCAAATCGACAATACCTTTACCGCTGGCTTTGAAGGGCTACAAACCTTAGTGCCTTCTGTCAGTTTTAGAAAAGGCACAACAACGCGAAACTCGGCAATCACGGTTCGCGGCATCGGTACCATTTCATTTAGTGTCGCGGCAGAGCCTAGCGTGTCTACAGTAGTCGACGGTGTCGTGCTAGGCCGCTCTGGCCAAGCATTTACAGATTTATATGATTTAGAGCGCATCGAAGTCTTACGTGGCCCACAAGGTACACTGTTTGGTAAAAATGCGTCAGCAGGTGTGGTTAACATTACCACTAAACGGCCAACTGGCGAGACTGAAGGTATGGTTGAAGCGACCTTGTTGCAAGACAACGAATATCGCTTAAAGGCAAAAATTGAAGGGGCAATAACAGACAATGTTAATGCTAGCTTAGTCGCAACTAAATCGGCATTTGATGGCAACATATTTAACGTTTACAACAATGAGCAAGTAAACGGCTATGACAAAGAAGGTATGCGTCTGATGGTTGATGCTGAGATCAGCAACAACACCAATATGTTGTTTATCTTCGAGACCATGGATGCTGACGACGATTGTTGTGCCGACATTGAAGGTTTACCAAGCGGCCGCAACCCAGCGTCAGAAGCTGCACCAAACAGTGACGGGATTGTTAATGGTGTTGCCGATTTAGACCTAGATCAACGCAGAGTAGATCACGATTTTGAATCCCGCACGATTGACGAGCATACCGCCTTTTCAATGCAATTAGAGCATGACTTTGGCGACTATACGTTTACTTCGATCACCGCGTATCGCGAGTGGGAAAACACCGAATTTCGAGAAGGTGACTTTACCTCTATCGCTGGTGAATCAACTGAGCCTGTATTTGGCGTGCCATTTCAACTGCACGATATTGGTCCACAAAGCTGGGATCAGTTCTCACAAGAATTTCGTTTAACCTCGCCCGTTGGCCAGTCGCTGGAATGGTTAGTAGGCGCGTTTTTCTGGCAAAAAGATTCAGAGCGTAATTTTACCCGTGATGCCAGCTGTCAAAACAATAATGGTCAACTGGCTAGTGAAATAGGCTTCTATCTTGAAAATGAGCTTGGCGTAGCGAACCCAAGTGAGCAGGACGTTGCCGACTTTATTAGCCAAGAGGGCATTACCTGTAACGCCAATGATATTGTCAGCGCCACTGCCTTTATGCGCACCGAGTTTAACAACTGGGCGGTGTTTGGTGATGGTCGTTATCATGTCAGTGAAGATTTCCGCTTGTTGTTTGGCTTGCGTTATACCGATGATGAAGTGCAGTTTATGCATAACCGCATCAGTAACGACGTTTATGGCCGCCGCGGTGTTGGTGTTCGTCCGGCCAGTGAAAACACTAATTTTGATGGTAAAACCACAGAAACAAATACTTCGGTTAAGTTAGGTGCACAGTATGACCTTGGCGATATGGGCATGGTGTACGCAACCTATGCGCAAGGCTATAAAGGCCCTGGTTTTAATGTTTTCTACAATATGGCGGAAAAAGATACCGCAGCCATTGGTGATGAAGTTTCTGATTCGTATGAGCTTGGTTACAAGTACGCGATGGGCAACTTAATGGTTAATGCTGCGATTTTCAGTACTGACATTGAGGGCTTTCAAGCCAATAACTTTGATAACTCATCAGGGGTGACGATTACCCGTTTGACTAACGCGGGTGATGTGAGCACTCAAGGTTTTGAAATTGATTTTCTATGGCAGGCAACTGACCAACTTAGCTTGTCTGGCGGCTTAGCGAGTGTTGATGCCGAAATTGATGAGTTTTTCTGTCCTGATGGCGCAGCCTGTACCGATCGTTCTGGCTTAGATGTGCCATTTTCGCCTGATTTGAAATACAACCTAACCGCTGATTACGTATGGGAAATGGACGGTATGGAAGTATTGCTCAATGCTTCATACATCTATACCGATGAGCAGTTTGCGACTTTGCCAAACAATAATGGAGAGTTTAATCCTGCCGTATTATTACCTGACTATGGCATTTTGAATGCAAGTGTTGCCTTGTCGTTTAATGACGATGCGTACCGCGTTACCTTTATTGGTAAAAACTTAACGGACGAAAGCTTCTTTACTACCTACAGTGGCGATAGCTTCCGTTATCAAGTGCCGCGTGATGCGGATCGCCATTTTGGTGTCCAGTTTAGAGCAAACTTCTAA